In Paenibacillus sp. 1781tsa1, one DNA window encodes the following:
- a CDS encoding LLM class flavin-dependent oxidoreductase, whose amino-acid sequence MTAKRSLKFGAIVHGVGGSNTTWRHPEVQADASVNFEFYKRQTLKAEEGKFDLVFIADGLYITEKSIPHFLNRFEPISILSALAAVTSRIGLVGTLSTSYSDPFTVARQFGSLDQISNGRAGWNVVTSPLEGTAKNYSKSNHPTHPERYRIATEYLQVTKGLWDSWEDDAFVRDKESGVFFDPSKLHTLNHEGEFFSVQGPLNIARSRQGQPVIFQAGSSEDGKNLAAQEADAVFTGHDTIEDAQAFYKDVKTRAASYGRSSQDIVILPGINPIVGRTEEEAEQKYQEIASLVTIDKALDYLGRFFEHHDFSQYALDEPFPELNGIGSNSFRSGTDKIKKDAKEQGLTLREVALRAATPRSKFLGTPEQVADKIQEWFETEAADGFIIASELPSGLSDFVELVVPILQERGLYRTDYEHDTLRGNLGVKIPVNRYTAAREQVVSDLA is encoded by the coding sequence ATGACAGCGAAACGCAGTTTGAAATTCGGAGCGATTGTACACGGCGTTGGAGGCAGCAATACGACATGGAGACACCCGGAAGTCCAGGCAGATGCCAGCGTTAACTTTGAGTTCTACAAACGTCAGACGCTAAAAGCGGAAGAAGGCAAGTTCGATCTTGTATTTATCGCAGACGGTCTGTATATTACCGAGAAATCCATTCCTCATTTCCTGAATCGCTTCGAACCAATCAGTATCCTCTCCGCTTTGGCTGCTGTTACTTCACGGATTGGACTGGTGGGTACCCTCTCGACATCCTATAGTGATCCGTTCACCGTAGCCAGACAGTTCGGTTCCCTGGATCAGATCAGTAATGGCCGTGCAGGCTGGAACGTCGTGACCTCTCCGCTGGAAGGTACAGCGAAAAACTACAGTAAGAGCAACCATCCTACGCATCCGGAACGTTACCGCATTGCTACGGAATATCTGCAGGTAACCAAAGGATTGTGGGACTCATGGGAAGATGATGCCTTTGTAAGAGACAAAGAGAGCGGTGTATTCTTCGACCCATCGAAGCTGCACACCCTTAATCATGAAGGAGAATTCTTCTCCGTACAGGGTCCACTCAACATTGCGCGTTCACGGCAAGGACAGCCAGTGATATTCCAGGCGGGTTCTTCGGAAGATGGCAAAAACCTGGCTGCGCAAGAAGCGGATGCTGTCTTTACCGGACACGATACGATTGAAGATGCTCAGGCATTCTATAAGGATGTCAAAACACGGGCCGCTTCCTATGGACGTTCTTCACAGGATATTGTCATACTGCCAGGTATCAATCCTATTGTTGGACGGACAGAAGAGGAAGCTGAACAGAAATATCAGGAAATCGCAAGCCTGGTCACGATTGACAAAGCATTGGATTATCTGGGACGTTTCTTCGAACATCATGATTTCTCCCAATATGCACTCGATGAGCCTTTCCCGGAGCTGAACGGAATTGGAAGCAACAGCTTCCGCAGTGGAACCGACAAGATCAAGAAGGATGCCAAAGAGCAAGGATTGACCTTGCGTGAAGTGGCTCTGCGGGCAGCAACACCGCGTAGCAAATTCCTGGGAACACCGGAGCAGGTCGCTGACAAAATTCAGGAATGGTTCGAGACGGAAGCGGCAGATGGCTTCATTATTGCTTCCGAACTGCCAAGTGGATTGTCTGATTTCGTAGAACTGGTTGTTCCGATTCTACAAGAGCGCGGCCTGTATCGTACGGACTATGAACACGATACATTGCGAGGTAACCTTGGGGTGAAAATTCCGGTTAACCGTTATACGGCTGCGAGGGAGCAAGTTGTATCTGATCTGGCATAA
- a CDS encoding glutaredoxin family protein: protein MSSSTKKVVLWSKTGCHFCGEVKAFLTERNQPFENIEVQGNDVLRDVLEAKYGIRHVPVIEVGGDGKFEALLEPDLEKLAELLAQPDEAAAV, encoded by the coding sequence ATGTCATCATCAACCAAAAAAGTCGTGCTGTGGAGCAAAACAGGCTGTCATTTCTGCGGGGAAGTGAAAGCATTTCTGACAGAGCGAAACCAGCCTTTTGAGAACATTGAAGTGCAGGGTAACGACGTACTGCGTGATGTGCTTGAAGCAAAATATGGCATTCGGCATGTACCCGTTATTGAAGTGGGAGGGGACGGCAAGTTTGAAGCCTTGCTGGAACCTGATCTGGAAAAGCTGGCTGAACTTCTGGCACAACCGGACGAAGCAGCAGCGGTCTGA
- a CDS encoding glycosyltransferase family 2 protein — translation MSTPDQQRGGERHGRSNKVNARNVIRRNGHSHHNITPNISTRNDNSRSEINRNGSINSGKKAARPATQRDVSRPAKAVLHAAGRRSTRRSRRNGRSSRTARARLYKQGYRRGYDEGVRQGQSSFGLVFEGVSIIIPTYNQREYVLQCVSSIEKHTPAPFEIIVVDNGSKDGTAKAMLRKGGMVRVAALDQNRGFAGGVNHGLMMARGRHIVVLNNDTLVTPGWLDNMMTCLASDPKIGVVGPVTNYIGGDQQIEVPYREVGEMWSFAAAQNRPDADKHRITDRLVGFCWLFSRELLERVGYLDEGYAVGNFEDDDWIIRVKLAGYQLAVAGDAFIHHFGSVSMKALGEQDFAVVNKDNEQFYSQKWGDPHALVAETSRLAKQQSSGTSSGQLEDRDTSPIDPRQRISTQGSQDPALQYRRSCDFYPEGSFLSDAKGDVYTLTGGRRRKLNIPVPRGISPVQVAKPDLLAIPAGEALILAGEVHGWPMEAHQLQNKVVQGSPQVWAEGSIVATVDAPEIRYQISGGKRRRFVSVYAAERWGIHSGHILSVSADQLNSMEEGWPIIAPPQLLNPDL, via the coding sequence ATGAGCACACCCGATCAACAGCGCGGGGGAGAACGTCATGGCCGCAGCAACAAGGTTAATGCTCGAAACGTCATCCGTCGAAATGGTCACAGTCATCACAACATCACGCCAAATATCAGCACTCGTAATGACAACAGTCGCAGTGAAATCAACCGGAATGGCAGCATAAACAGCGGAAAAAAAGCGGCCCGTCCTGCCACACAGCGCGATGTCTCGCGACCTGCCAAGGCCGTCCTGCATGCAGCAGGTCGTCGCTCAACGCGGAGATCCAGACGTAATGGTAGAAGCAGCCGCACAGCCAGAGCCAGGCTTTACAAACAGGGTTATCGTAGAGGATATGACGAAGGTGTCCGCCAGGGACAGAGTTCATTTGGTCTTGTTTTTGAAGGAGTTAGCATCATTATTCCCACGTACAATCAGCGGGAGTATGTGCTGCAATGTGTGTCCAGTATCGAAAAGCATACCCCTGCCCCCTTCGAAATCATTGTCGTGGATAATGGCTCCAAGGATGGAACTGCTAAGGCCATGCTCCGCAAAGGCGGCATGGTGAGGGTTGCTGCCCTGGATCAGAATCGGGGGTTTGCCGGAGGAGTTAATCATGGGCTGATGATGGCGAGAGGGCGACATATCGTCGTACTGAACAACGATACGCTGGTTACTCCGGGCTGGCTGGATAACATGATGACTTGTCTTGCCAGTGATCCGAAGATTGGTGTGGTAGGTCCGGTGACCAACTATATTGGCGGGGATCAGCAGATTGAGGTTCCATATCGTGAGGTAGGAGAGATGTGGTCTTTTGCCGCCGCACAGAATCGTCCGGATGCAGACAAACATCGAATCACTGATCGGCTGGTCGGATTCTGCTGGCTGTTCTCGCGGGAGCTGCTGGAACGGGTAGGTTATCTGGACGAAGGTTACGCAGTGGGGAATTTTGAAGATGACGACTGGATCATCCGGGTGAAGCTGGCAGGATACCAGCTTGCGGTAGCCGGTGATGCCTTTATCCATCACTTTGGAAGTGTCAGCATGAAAGCATTGGGTGAGCAGGACTTTGCAGTAGTGAACAAGGATAACGAGCAATTTTATAGTCAAAAGTGGGGAGATCCTCATGCGCTGGTTGCCGAGACGTCCCGGTTGGCGAAGCAACAATCCTCGGGTACCTCATCCGGTCAACTAGAGGACAGAGACACAAGCCCGATTGATCCGCGTCAGCGAATCTCGACGCAGGGTAGCCAAGATCCGGCACTACAGTATAGACGCAGTTGTGATTTCTACCCGGAAGGCTCGTTCCTGTCGGATGCCAAAGGTGATGTCTATACGTTAACTGGCGGTCGGCGGCGTAAGTTGAACATCCCTGTACCGCGTGGAATATCTCCTGTTCAGGTTGCCAAACCGGATCTGCTCGCCATTCCCGCCGGAGAAGCACTGATATTAGCGGGTGAAGTGCACGGCTGGCCGATGGAGGCACATCAGTTGCAGAACAAAGTGGTTCAGGGTTCTCCCCAGGTCTGGGCAGAAGGAAGTATTGTCGCCACAGTGGATGCACCTGAGATTCGATATCAGATCAGCGGAGGCAAACGGAGACGATTTGTATCGGTCTATGCCGCAGAACGTTGGGGTATACATTCCGGGCATATTCTCAGCGTGTCTGCGGACCAACTGAATTCGATGGAAGAAGGCTGGCCGATTATCGCCCCACCACAGCTCTTGAACCCGGATCTGTAA
- a CDS encoding GT-D fold domain-containing glycosyltransferase, producing MQAEVVPGGYAEGYRDGVFAGGEALVAQHIPPDHILPAVAAADLIAAGFRQYAPSLTRLSSPHEMAGHIVAALDAQRPLSVVRLGDGELLTLAADTVLPGQEVQELAPFLPYAGVPCSTPDIRAMLAEAIQAADWVGVPISRAPTFQGLLFPVFRHFGIDWSRLKLTSSTINYSLHQSGLLLPVLQGRRVLLIGSQAAELGALLHNRGIHVTGIIGSVAGVIDIPRVMQLTAEHAFDIALVAAGIPAVILCRRIAGELGKVALDFGHLADKLVKGELQL from the coding sequence GTGCAGGCGGAGGTCGTGCCCGGCGGCTACGCCGAGGGCTACCGCGACGGCGTATTCGCCGGCGGGGAGGCGCTGGTGGCGCAGCACATCCCGCCGGATCACATTCTGCCTGCCGTGGCGGCGGCAGATCTGATCGCGGCGGGATTCCGCCAATATGCGCCCAGCCTGACCCGGCTGTCCAGCCCGCATGAGATGGCTGGACACATCGTGGCGGCGCTGGATGCACAGCGCCCCTTGTCTGTTGTTCGCCTCGGAGATGGCGAACTGCTGACGCTGGCAGCCGATACGGTGCTGCCAGGCCAGGAAGTGCAGGAGCTGGCACCGTTTCTGCCCTATGCAGGGGTGCCATGCTCAACCCCCGACATCCGCGCCATGCTTGCGGAAGCCATTCAGGCCGCCGACTGGGTTGGCGTCCCGATCTCGCGGGCGCCCACATTCCAGGGGCTGCTCTTCCCTGTATTTCGCCACTTCGGAATCGACTGGTCCCGGCTGAAGTTGACCAGCTCCACGATCAATTACAGTCTGCACCAGTCTGGCTTGCTGCTGCCGGTGCTGCAAGGGCGCCGGGTTTTGCTTATAGGCAGCCAGGCTGCAGAGCTCGGAGCACTGCTGCATAACCGGGGGATTCATGTCACAGGCATCATTGGTTCTGTGGCGGGAGTCATAGATATTCCGAGGGTGATGCAGCTAACCGCAGAACATGCCTTCGATATCGCATTGGTGGCAGCGGGTATTCCGGCGGTTATTCTGTGTCGGCGAATTGCGGGTGAACTCGGCAAGGTCGCTCTTGATTTTGGACATTTGGCTGACAAACTGGTAAAAGGAGAGCTTCAACTCTAG
- a CDS encoding sugar phosphate nucleotidyltransferase translates to MKGVILAGGTGTRLYPLTRLINKHLLPVGKHPMIMYGIDRLRQAGIDELLIVINKHSAGLYTEYLGGGADHGVKLTYRIQEKAGGIAEALDLATSFILPGERFVVLLGDNLFSDDLKPYVDRYMQQPAGTARVLLKEVDDARRYGVPVFDPKHPERISYIEEKPSQPKTSYCVTGIYMYDDHVFNLIRNISPSARGELEITDVNNHYASAGGLEYDILQKYWSDAGTFDSLQEAAVRMKGQLP, encoded by the coding sequence ATGAAAGGTGTAATTCTTGCCGGCGGAACAGGAACTAGACTGTATCCGCTGACCCGGCTCATTAACAAACATCTGCTTCCAGTCGGTAAACATCCGATGATTATGTATGGCATCGACAGGCTCCGCCAGGCAGGCATTGATGAACTATTGATTGTAATTAACAAACATTCCGCCGGTCTGTATACAGAGTATCTTGGTGGCGGAGCGGATCATGGGGTCAAGTTGACGTATCGCATTCAGGAAAAGGCAGGCGGGATTGCGGAAGCATTGGATCTGGCCACCTCCTTTATTCTTCCCGGCGAAAGATTTGTTGTGCTTCTCGGGGATAATCTCTTCAGCGACGACCTGAAGCCTTATGTGGACCGCTACATGCAGCAACCTGCGGGTACAGCACGAGTTCTGCTCAAAGAGGTGGATGATGCACGACGTTACGGGGTGCCGGTATTTGATCCCAAGCATCCAGAGCGAATCTCGTACATTGAGGAGAAGCCAAGCCAGCCAAAAACCTCTTATTGTGTGACGGGAATATACATGTATGATGATCATGTATTTAACCTGATTCGCAATATCTCGCCGTCTGCGCGCGGAGAACTTGAAATTACGGATGTGAATAATCACTACGCGTCTGCTGGCGGACTGGAATACGATATTTTGCAGAAATACTGGAGTGATGCAGGTACATTTGATTCGCTCCAGGAAGCAGCTGTCCGCATGAAAGGACAATTGCCCTAA
- a CDS encoding glycosyltransferase family 2 protein translates to MTLTSMIIPTYNGLDLIRPCIDAIRQYSGDPASYEIIVVDNGSTDGTAEYCALERIRFVRFPDNRGFPAACNAGLRAACGDELLLLNNDVTVTPRWLENLRTALYSDASIGITGPVTNYASGIQQIELAFRNMEHFQELAHSNNVADSSRWREVRRIVGLCMLMKRDVVESVGLLDEAYSPGHYEDDDYCYRARLQGYRLLVCGDVLVHHQGSASFQKTDPVAWKQLLERNRSIFMNKWHVDPLEYMDISDEGGNVE, encoded by the coding sequence ATGACACTGACGAGTATGATTATCCCAACGTACAACGGTCTGGATCTGATTAGGCCCTGCATCGATGCCATACGTCAATACTCGGGCGATCCTGCGTCATATGAAATTATCGTTGTAGATAACGGTTCGACGGATGGAACGGCTGAATATTGCGCGTTGGAGCGAATTCGATTTGTAAGGTTCCCGGACAATCGTGGATTTCCGGCAGCGTGTAACGCTGGACTTCGTGCAGCTTGCGGGGATGAGCTGTTGCTGTTGAACAATGATGTTACGGTCACGCCCCGTTGGCTGGAGAACCTGCGAACGGCTCTGTACAGTGACGCAAGTATTGGGATCACGGGTCCTGTTACGAATTATGCAAGCGGCATCCAGCAGATTGAACTGGCGTTTCGGAACATGGAACATTTTCAGGAGTTGGCCCATTCCAATAATGTTGCGGATTCTTCAAGGTGGAGGGAAGTACGCCGGATCGTCGGTCTGTGCATGCTGATGAAACGAGATGTCGTGGAATCGGTTGGACTGCTTGACGAGGCATATTCTCCGGGACACTATGAGGATGACGATTATTGTTATAGAGCAAGATTGCAGGGATATCGCTTGCTGGTATGTGGAGATGTTCTTGTGCATCATCAGGGAAGTGCCAGCTTCCAGAAGACAGATCCGGTAGCGTGGAAACAGCTGCTTGAGCGTAATCGTTCGATTTTTATGAACAAATGGCATGTCGATCCGCTTGAATATATGGACATATCCGATGAAGGAGGGAACGTGGAATGA
- a CDS encoding glycosyltransferase family A protein: MKGRSGIARRRRTTTRRTTAGRTVINKRHGNKKHVAIQKTRRSRSTSGQVDLHLMWKAGQVAGNEAKANNTASDKHARLVWNVHAANVTELSNFDLALKAGKAFMQGYAHASGHSFQIVPLPLRHSAAAIVCACNEEHTLGQVLLQLKRLPLTDIIVVLNGTTDDSLKQVLKQPGLTVVYEPDRAGHDVGRALGAKMTDAESVLFVDGDMVVSAEELAPFLFAVDRGQDVALNNLTSLLPAFAGQDEVSRIKAYLNRTLGRADLGSNSMTAVPHALSRRMIQTVKPASLAVPPKAQSLAIQHGMSVSAPSQVDVIRSNRLRPGNTGSGNDVARLIIGDHLEALATLLGTGWNPAQAHTLSRAEVAYRRNAR; the protein is encoded by the coding sequence ATGAAGGGACGTTCAGGAATTGCCCGCCGCAGGCGGACAACAACTAGACGAACGACAGCGGGAAGAACAGTCATTAACAAGCGTCATGGGAACAAGAAGCATGTAGCTATTCAAAAAACAAGAAGAAGCCGATCAACTTCGGGCCAAGTGGATCTGCACTTGATGTGGAAAGCGGGGCAAGTTGCAGGAAACGAGGCGAAGGCGAACAACACAGCATCAGACAAACACGCACGTCTCGTGTGGAATGTACACGCGGCGAACGTTACGGAGCTAAGCAACTTTGATCTAGCCCTGAAGGCAGGTAAGGCATTTATGCAGGGTTATGCCCATGCCTCGGGACATTCATTCCAGATTGTGCCGCTACCCCTTCGTCATTCGGCTGCTGCCATTGTCTGTGCCTGTAATGAGGAACACACACTGGGGCAGGTGTTATTGCAACTAAAGCGGCTGCCTCTGACGGATATCATTGTCGTACTGAATGGAACGACAGATGACAGTTTGAAACAGGTACTGAAGCAGCCTGGACTTACCGTAGTCTATGAACCGGATCGGGCAGGACATGATGTCGGGCGTGCACTTGGAGCCAAGATGACGGATGCGGAGTCGGTACTTTTTGTGGATGGAGATATGGTCGTCTCGGCTGAAGAGCTTGCACCCTTCCTGTTCGCAGTTGATCGAGGGCAGGATGTAGCGTTGAATAATCTGACGTCTTTGCTTCCTGCGTTTGCAGGGCAGGATGAGGTAAGCCGGATCAAGGCATATCTGAACCGAACATTAGGCCGGGCAGATCTCGGTTCCAATTCCATGACGGCCGTGCCCCATGCATTGTCTCGTCGCATGATTCAGACCGTGAAGCCAGCGTCACTGGCCGTTCCACCTAAGGCACAAAGCCTGGCTATTCAGCATGGAATGAGCGTATCTGCACCAAGTCAGGTGGATGTTATTCGTTCCAATCGGTTGCGTCCTGGTAACACGGGAAGTGGGAATGATGTCGCCAGATTGATCATCGGTGATCATCTAGAGGCACTGGCTACATTGCTGGGTACGGGTTGGAATCCAGCCCAGGCACATACACTCTCCCGTGCAGAAGTGGCTTACAGGAGGAACGCCAGATGA